TTTACCAACACCTGCTCTCCAATTCGCTGTTAGGAATTACTATGATGGAGGAATCATGATAACCGCTTCCCATAATCCGCCAAAGTATAATGGAATAAAGTTAATGGACTCCTATGGTATAGGAACTCCTGATGATATGGAACTAAAGATTGAAGATATGTTTTTCGACAGCGCCCCTGACAGAGTACCATGGAATAAGATTGGGAAAGTAGAAAAGGATGAAGGAATACTAGATGAGTATATCCAGAATGTTGTAGATCGGGTAGATGCAGAAGCAATTAAACAAGCGAAATTAAAAGTAATTGTAGACTGTGGAAGTGGAGCTGCATGCTTTACAACACCTTATCTTTTAAGAAAGTTAGGTTGTGAAGTACTTACCATGAACTGCCAGCCTGATGGATTTTTCCCAGGGAGGGACCCCGAACCTACAGAGCCAAATCTTAAAGAATTAATTGAAGTTGTAAAAGCAACCGGATCAGATATCGGTGTTGCACATGACGGAGATGCAGACCGTACTATATGTATAGATGAAAATGGAAATTTTGTTTTTGGTGATAAATCATTTGCACTGGTTGAAAAATACATGTTAAAAGAAAACAACGGAGGATTAATTGTTACAACCGTAGCTACATCTTCTGCAATTTACGACATTGCAAATGAATACAACGGCGAAGTTACTGCAACAAAAGTTGGAGATTTAATTGTTGCAAGAGAACTAAAAGATAAAGATGGATTATTTGGTGGAGAAGAAAATGGAGGGTTAATATTCCCTGATTTCGTTTACGGAAGAGATGCTGCTCTTTCAACCGCTAAAATCATTGAAATAATTGCAAAAACTGGAAAACCTCTTTCAAAACTCATTGAAGAACTTCCTGTTTATTATTCAGAGAAAATGAAAATAGAATGTCCTGATGAGTTAAAGCAGGAAGTTATGCAGAAAATTGCAGAAGAAACCCGTGAATTTGAAGTAGATACAACTGATGGAGTTAAAATCTTTAAAGAAGAAGGATGGGTTATAATAAGACCTTCTGGAACCGAGCCAATATTTAGATGTTTTGCAGAAGCCAAAACAAAAGAAGAAGCTACTAAAATGGCCGAATGGGGAATATCCCTTATATCCAAATATTTAAAATAGAAAGTAAATTTCCATATTTACTTTTTAAATCTATTTTTCATGGATTTTATAAAAATAATACCCATAAAATTATAAAATGATTATCCATTACTATAAAATCCTCATTTTTATTATATTATTTCATTTTTCCAATGGCTTTACTTATATCTATAGATAAATTATATTCTTTATCCCGCAGACTGTCCCGAATATTTAAAACTGGTTTATCTGCACCATTATCTTCAGCTTGTTGAATTATATCTTACTTACTTGCAGTGAAACTTATACATTTAAGGTAATATCTGTCTGTCAAACTTACTTTCACATTTACCTCCCTTTACAAAGAACTGTTTAATTTCATGTGAACCGCCTTTAAGTAAAAATAGTTATAAATAAATCCAAAATAAGTATATAAACATTAAGTGGAAGAATATCCTACATTTATCTTCCAATTTCCCCTTATTTAATATTTTCAGGTTTCATCCTGAAATATCATTCAGTTCAATTCAGATATTTGCAAGACATTCTTCCGACATTACCTATGATCATTAAACTATAAAAAATTTATGATCATATCAAAATTAAGTAATATCAGCTACCTGTAAAATCCATAAAATTCAGCACAATGGGCGCAAAATGGATATTTTCCCTTCCAGTAATAGCTTTCATCATCTGCATTAATGTTGAATTTTTTATGGCAGATATAACATTCTTCTATCTTTTCAGGCTTTTCTTCTACTTCTTCCTTGCAAATTTCTTCATCTTTTACCACTGTTTTTTTGTCCTTTCCAGTTTCTTCGATATTACCACGACCTATAAACCTGATATACGTTTCAATTTAACTTAAATTTTATTAATTAGGGTTTAAAATTAAATTAATAAGCAGTTTAAAAATTTAATTTTTGAGATTGTATTATACAGTATTGAACTTAAAGTTTATGATGTAAATTACTTTTTTTTAAAGCAATAGAAAAAAACAATAAAAAGTTAATACAAAGAATAGGTCATGAAAAAACGAAAAGTAGCCTGGGGAATAACTGGAAGCGGCGATAAGCTGGTAGAAATAACAGAAATCGTTCGAAAAATAAAAGAAGAATACGAGGATGAATTTGAAATAAGGGCATACGTATCTAAAGCTGGAGATCAGGTTTTAAAATATTATGGCCTTTTTAAGACGTTGGAGATTGATTTTGACAGGCTTTGGGTAGAAATTAACGCTAATGCACCTTTTTTAGCAGGTGAAATACAGCTTGGATCCTATGAATTCATGTTAATTGCTCCCGCAACATCCAACACCGTTGCAAAGATAGCATTAAGGATAGGTGATTCATTAATTCCTAATGCAGCCATTATGGGTCAAAAAGCAAATATTCCAATTTATGTACTGCCATCAGACGTAGAAGAAGGAGTTACAGTAACACAACTCCCCGATGGGAGCGATCTTGAATTGATTATAAGAAAAGAAGACGTAGAACACGTTGATAAACTAGCCAGCATGGGCATACATATATTAAAGAGCCCTGAAGAAATTTATGATGTTTTTAAGAATCATTCGAGCAAAAAATGAAAAATAATTAGATTAGGCTAAGTTTAGATATTAACGCACATGTGACTGTGGAGCAGCGTCCCGTATCTGTAACGTAACCTGAAATTTATAACCCGATCCGCTTTCATCCTCGCTAAGATCAGTTACTCCTCTGAAATAATGATTCCACCTATCCCCTGAATTTGCAATGTCCATTCCAAGAGATTCCATATCATTTATCTTAGAGAAAAATTCATATGCATCTATAAGTTCTTCCCGTGGGGCCTTAATCTTAATTTGTACTACTCCCCCTGTTTTATTTAAAAATCTGACGTAATCTTCTTTTATTTCAACTTTATCCTTACCAAACCTTTTTTCTCCACCAAGTTTTTTAAATACGACATCGGATTCACTCATAAAATGACCTCTTTTTATTATAGTATTAAATTATGAACATAAAAATATAAATTTTTTTCTACCTGCAATTTAATTCAATGATTTATAGAAAAAAATAATGATTATAAACGAATTTTAGATAAAATTACGGGATAAAAACTGTTTAATTCTACAACGTACCGTTAACCACACCTACGTAACCTAAAAAAGATTATATTTTTAAATAATGAGTTTTAAACTCTAAAAAGAAGTATTAATCCCTTTAAAAATATTTAAAATAAAAAATAAATCCTATTGTTTAAATTTTCATTTTTACAAAATAAGTAAAAATAGGTTATTATTAAAATTTATAACCAAATTCTCTTAAAAAGTTTTTCCGGTATTCTTCGTCGTCTTTACTTTCGATTCCTTTAGGTTTAAAACCGTCTATTATACTTAATATACCTTTCCCCTGCTCAGTTTCAGCAACTATTACCTGGACAGGATTTGCAGTTGCACAGTAAATATTTACAACTTCAGGCACGTTCATTATACGCTGTATAACGTTGATTGGATATGCATTTTTAAGAAATATTAAAAATGAATGGCCACATCCAAGTTCAAACGTCTTATCTGCTGCAAGTTCAGTAAGGGATTCATCATTACCTGATTTTCTTACCAAACAATCTCCTGAAGCTTCACTAAATGCAAGTCCAAATTCAGCACCTGGCACTGTATTTACAATTGCTTCATGAAGGTCTTCAACTGTTTTTATGAAATGACTCTGGCCTAAAATTAAGTTACAATCCGCTGGAGCTTCTAATTTTACTATTTTAGTTTCAAATTTCATTTTAATCCCCTTAATATTTATATTCAATTTACAGTATTAATTTACGCTTTTTCGCTACTTTAATAGATAATTAACACATTCAAACAGATATCACTGCAACTCCCCAACAGCATGTAATAAATAATGAAACACTTCATATTATTTAACGGTGATAAATATGAAAAAATCAATTGGTGCAAAAACGATTGTATATCCCACTCCTGTTTTTATAGTTGGAACTTATGATGAAAATGGGAAACCAAATGCTATGAACGTTGCATGGGGAGGAATATCATGTTCCAGCCCGCCTTGTGTTTCCATTTCAGTAAGAGAAGCTACTTATACCCACGGAAATATTCTAAATAAAAAAGCTTTTACAGTAAATATTCCATCTGAAAGTCACATTAAAGAAGCAGATTATTTTGGGATTGTGTCTGGAAAAAATGAAAATAAATTTGCTTCGACAGGGTTAACACCTGTTAAAAGCAAACTTGTAGATGCGCCTTACATCAAAGAGTTTCCTCTTATTCTAGAATGTAAACTTGTTAACACAACTGAACTAGGATTACACACCCACTTTACAGGCAAAATAATGGATGTAAAAGTGGATGAAAATTTAATTGATAATGGAAATCCAGACATAGAACAAATTAAGCCATTTTTATACGATCCTTCATCTCGATCTTATTATGGTATCGGTAAACGTCTTAAAAATGCATTTTCAGTAGGAAAAGATATAAAAAGTTGATATGGGCAATTCACATGAGACTTACTA
This Methanobacterium bryantii DNA region includes the following protein-coding sequences:
- the glmM gene encoding phosphoglucosamine mutase → MKRLFGTFGVRRLANTELTPEFASKIAASYGTLVKGKVAVGGDTRTSTEMIKHAVISGLLSSGCDVIDLGALPTPALQFAVRNYYDGGIMITASHNPPKYNGIKLMDSYGIGTPDDMELKIEDMFFDSAPDRVPWNKIGKVEKDEGILDEYIQNVVDRVDAEAIKQAKLKVIVDCGSGAACFTTPYLLRKLGCEVLTMNCQPDGFFPGRDPEPTEPNLKELIEVVKATGSDIGVAHDGDADRTICIDENGNFVFGDKSFALVEKYMLKENNGGLIVTTVATSSAIYDIANEYNGEVTATKVGDLIVARELKDKDGLFGGEENGGLIFPDFVYGRDAALSTAKIIEIIAKTGKPLSKLIEELPVYYSEKMKIECPDELKQEVMQKIAEETREFEVDTTDGVKIFKEEGWVIIRPSGTEPIFRCFAEAKTKEEATKMAEWGISLISKYLK
- a CDS encoding flavin reductase family protein, encoding MKKSIGAKTIVYPTPVFIVGTYDENGKPNAMNVAWGGISCSSPPCVSISVREATYTHGNILNKKAFTVNIPSESHIKEADYFGIVSGKNENKFASTGLTPVKSKLVDAPYIKEFPLILECKLVNTTELGLHTHFTGKIMDVKVDENLIDNGNPDIEQIKPFLYDPSSRSYYGIGKRLKNAFSVGKDIKS
- the afpA gene encoding archaeoflavoprotein AfpA; its protein translation is MKKRKVAWGITGSGDKLVEITEIVRKIKEEYEDEFEIRAYVSKAGDQVLKYYGLFKTLEIDFDRLWVEINANAPFLAGEIQLGSYEFMLIAPATSNTVAKIALRIGDSLIPNAAIMGQKANIPIYVLPSDVEEGVTVTQLPDGSDLELIIRKEDVEHVDKLASMGIHILKSPEEIYDVFKNHSSKK
- a CDS encoding adenosine-specific kinase, yielding MKFETKIVKLEAPADCNLILGQSHFIKTVEDLHEAIVNTVPGAEFGLAFSEASGDCLVRKSGNDESLTELAADKTFELGCGHSFLIFLKNAYPINVIQRIMNVPEVVNIYCATANPVQVIVAETEQGKGILSIIDGFKPKGIESKDDEEYRKNFLREFGYKF